From a region of the Pectobacterium aquaticum genome:
- a CDS encoding DUF2931 family protein: protein MMFRYFIMVVGLCISLAACSSPHVRTPVNWRYGTGSNIDETWTTNVEFYRTGAFIGGYPGGGVGPGASVKRITEKRYYWAGGGGLPVEGMAVPDHAVVEMVSLYDRKRYRITVDLPANLVQQMQQRYQVGERTDQRNRLYFGLAPGGYYEVVLMGRGLGVSPDLLLARGIAGEVTDNWYDKKFPIGVSQYTVTLQNFDKEYGELFKQHPIPLGMDWAPIMDAYRAKQPKTDQQPIK, encoded by the coding sequence ATGATGTTCAGGTATTTTATCATGGTCGTGGGGCTATGCATTTCGCTGGCCGCTTGCTCAAGTCCACATGTCAGAACTCCGGTTAACTGGCGTTATGGTACGGGCAGTAATATTGATGAAACGTGGACGACCAACGTTGAGTTTTATCGTACTGGGGCATTTATTGGCGGCTATCCTGGGGGCGGAGTAGGCCCTGGTGCCAGTGTAAAACGGATTACGGAAAAACGTTATTACTGGGCCGGCGGTGGTGGTTTGCCTGTAGAAGGAATGGCGGTTCCCGATCACGCAGTGGTCGAAATGGTGTCCCTCTATGATCGTAAGCGGTACCGAATCACGGTTGATCTACCGGCAAATTTAGTCCAGCAAATGCAACAGCGCTACCAAGTTGGCGAACGCACTGATCAACGAAATCGGCTCTATTTTGGTCTGGCTCCCGGCGGGTATTATGAGGTGGTATTGATGGGGCGTGGACTTGGCGTCAGTCCAGACCTCTTGCTTGCCCGAGGTATTGCCGGAGAGGTCACTGACAATTGGTATGATAAAAAATTCCCAATCGGCGTGAGCCAATACACGGTGACTCTCCAGAACTTTGACAAAGAGTACGGTGAACTGTTTAAACAGCACCCTATCCCATTAGGTATGGACTGGGCACCGATTATGGATGCCTACCGCGCTAAGCAGCCTAAAACCGATCAACAGCCGATTAAATAA
- a CDS encoding T6SS phospholipase effector Tle1-like catalytic domain-containing protein: protein MAADPYCIPCEHYDCWIEIDVRDEHNRSFKGLKATLTDDTGKSETVKLNDGPTLVRGFAVGPITVKLETQPWLKAAQSREALKEGQSAVPAYVTEKIGHEETPREHIKATTGDLCLTAPEHPLPEAHQEGKAGKVRLFTKHSYVIEVKGYPINVLRIGVFFDGTGNNTYNAESGLKKVEQWLAETCSDPVQREKELRGCQMGRLPVSDSAANDKTNVWKLYEQFNVGGETLSAHAYISGIGTRDPVAGNEGQEYRSDNMLTKGLDLDFGSENTSIVGKVNQACEQSIVQAIDDDLKEALSNIDCIHRIVFDVFGFSRGAAAARHFVNVIDQKADHPLVQAVDKTSTIRLKAGFDWASRDDVRITFVGIFDTVASSYHPSLNIRLQDDCAERVVHLTALDEVRKHFPLTRITPTAIGTSIPAHFTELALPGAHSDIGGGYYSRWSLRNPNSDPALTECLELERFMSEEATTTPETESRAYRQAKAYAEEKIAQGWVDRLHPHLPRAATPPVGAISLIPYSFIRKRGKDDVWPKKAVYVEVVMNRVVEGEYSRIPLHMMVEAGRSAGVPFKVWDPTINGHLLESGAIKLPAVNLAKLDQLWALAATEQGVIKNLSQQLSPEVYRALRRDYVHRSASNQGISSPAGTHQQETTVSKERRHIIGNQEA from the coding sequence ATGGCAGCCGATCCTTACTGTATCCCCTGCGAACATTACGATTGCTGGATAGAGATTGATGTTCGTGATGAACACAATCGTTCGTTTAAAGGGCTAAAAGCGACACTGACCGACGATACTGGCAAGTCTGAAACGGTGAAGCTTAACGACGGGCCGACGCTGGTGCGCGGTTTTGCCGTTGGCCCGATAACGGTCAAACTGGAGACGCAACCCTGGCTCAAGGCGGCGCAATCCCGTGAGGCCTTGAAGGAAGGGCAAAGTGCCGTGCCCGCCTATGTAACAGAGAAGATCGGGCATGAGGAAACTCCACGGGAACATATTAAAGCGACCACGGGTGACCTGTGCCTGACCGCGCCTGAACACCCGTTGCCAGAGGCGCATCAGGAAGGAAAAGCCGGCAAGGTTCGCCTATTTACCAAACATTCCTACGTTATCGAAGTCAAAGGTTACCCGATCAACGTGTTACGCATTGGTGTGTTCTTCGACGGTACGGGGAATAACACCTATAACGCCGAATCCGGCCTTAAAAAAGTGGAGCAATGGCTGGCCGAAACCTGTTCCGACCCAGTACAGCGGGAGAAAGAGCTACGCGGCTGCCAGATGGGGCGGCTTCCGGTGAGTGACAGTGCGGCGAACGATAAAACCAATGTCTGGAAACTCTATGAGCAGTTTAACGTCGGTGGCGAAACGTTAAGTGCGCATGCTTATATCAGCGGCATTGGTACGCGCGATCCGGTTGCAGGAAACGAGGGCCAGGAGTACCGATCGGACAATATGCTGACAAAAGGGCTGGATCTGGACTTTGGCAGTGAAAATACCTCTATCGTTGGCAAGGTGAATCAGGCCTGCGAACAGTCTATCGTACAAGCGATAGATGATGATCTGAAGGAGGCTCTTTCTAACATCGACTGCATCCACCGTATTGTCTTCGATGTGTTTGGCTTTAGCCGTGGGGCGGCGGCGGCACGCCATTTTGTTAACGTGATCGACCAAAAGGCCGATCACCCGCTGGTGCAAGCGGTGGACAAAACCAGCACCATCCGCCTGAAAGCCGGATTTGACTGGGCCAGTCGTGACGATGTGCGTATCACCTTTGTCGGGATTTTTGATACGGTGGCTTCATCGTATCATCCCAGTCTCAACATCCGTTTGCAGGATGACTGCGCCGAACGGGTGGTGCATTTAACCGCACTGGATGAGGTGCGCAAGCACTTCCCCTTAACACGCATCACGCCTACGGCGATTGGTACCAGCATCCCCGCGCATTTTACCGAACTGGCGCTGCCGGGTGCACACTCAGATATCGGCGGCGGGTATTACAGCCGCTGGAGCCTGCGTAACCCGAACAGTGACCCAGCGCTAACCGAGTGCCTTGAACTGGAGCGCTTTATGAGCGAAGAAGCGACGACTACGCCGGAGACGGAAAGTCGCGCCTACCGTCAGGCGAAAGCCTATGCCGAAGAGAAGATCGCGCAGGGCTGGGTGGATCGGCTTCACCCGCATTTACCGCGTGCGGCCACGCCCCCCGTGGGGGCAATCAGTTTGATCCCCTATTCGTTTATCCGCAAGCGCGGTAAGGATGATGTATGGCCGAAAAAGGCCGTGTATGTGGAGGTGGTGATGAACCGCGTGGTAGAAGGGGAATACTCGCGTATCCCGTTACATATGATGGTGGAGGCCGGACGTTCTGCTGGGGTGCCGTTTAAGGTGTGGGATCCCACAATAAACGGGCATCTTCTTGAATCTGGAGCCATCAAATTGCCAGCGGTTAATCTGGCTAAATTGGATCAACTCTGGGCATTGGCAGCAACCGAGCAGGGCGTGATAAAGAACCTGAGTCAGCAGCTTTCTCCCGAGGTTTATCGGGCGCTACGTCGTGACTATGTACACCGCAGTGCCAGTAACCAGGGGATATCCAGTCCGGCGGGAACCCACCAACAGGAAACCACCGTCAGCAAAGAACGGCGGCATATCATCGGTAATCAGGAGGCATGA
- a CDS encoding DUF4123 domain-containing protein: protein MSLNTWQAQHSGTLFAIVDGALDRAAVSRFYELSQGEAFPLFAGTEFDEQVALGPWLLSNPSPAFVSDSPALSGFYLVSEQSTDVVRRHWQSLILAIREGEAVWFRFSEPQIFLPMLCAMSPAEQDAVLGPCTGLWINDTGFTRNPDTPFHPALKTPWFHIRPPHLAALYDEDRHAYILRRRLWQTMTSMMARHPDPAGAILSVLRQANAEKLQEDVLDGVVAGALTLQVGLPLESIRAPLMLTEAEFAQVNHWMVQHNELTGVN, encoded by the coding sequence ATGAGTCTGAATACGTGGCAAGCACAGCATAGCGGCACCCTCTTTGCTATTGTCGACGGCGCGTTAGATCGCGCGGCGGTATCCCGTTTCTATGAACTCAGCCAGGGTGAAGCTTTCCCCCTCTTTGCGGGGACAGAATTTGACGAACAAGTGGCACTTGGTCCCTGGCTGTTGTCTAACCCTTCACCTGCATTCGTGTCGGATTCTCCAGCACTGAGTGGTTTTTATCTGGTCAGCGAACAGTCGACAGACGTCGTTCGCCGCCATTGGCAAAGCCTGATATTGGCTATCCGTGAAGGAGAGGCGGTCTGGTTTCGTTTCTCTGAACCCCAAATCTTCCTGCCGATGCTCTGCGCCATGAGCCCAGCAGAGCAAGATGCCGTCCTGGGTCCGTGCACTGGACTCTGGATCAACGACACCGGGTTTACACGAAATCCCGATACGCCATTTCATCCCGCGTTAAAAACTCCCTGGTTTCACATTCGTCCGCCTCATCTGGCGGCGTTGTATGACGAGGATCGTCATGCCTATATTCTTCGTCGGCGTCTGTGGCAGACCATGACGAGCATGATGGCACGTCATCCCGATCCGGCCGGGGCTATTTTGTCCGTTCTCAGGCAAGCCAATGCGGAGAAGCTTCAGGAAGACGTGCTCGATGGAGTGGTAGCTGGAGCCTTGACCTTACAAGTCGGGCTTCCTCTGGAGAGTATTCGAGCGCCGCTGATGCTGACCGAAGCTGAATTCGCGCAGGTCAACCACTGGATGGTGCAGCATAATGAATTAACAGGAGTTAACTAA
- a CDS encoding type VI secretion system tip protein VgrG: MANSAGLQFTVKVGALEAGTFAVVDFRLDEGLNRPFSLSLSLASALPDVDFGAVLDQPCELMMWYEGELKRRVSGIISGFTQGDTGFRRTRYQAEVRPALWRLGLRTNARIFQAQKPEAIIGTLLEEAGITDYAFALRHDHAPREYCVQYRESDLAFITRLAAEEGMYFFHEYEEGKHRVVFADDAGALTKGPELFFNLATQGLSEGEYVRRFHYAERVSTSDVELKDYNFKTPAYGLSHKKMSGELSHQRESYQHYDYPGRYKQDPSGKAFSGYRLDALRSGAVTSEGESNCAGLMPGNTFTLTEHPNAALNAVWQTVSVTHVGQQPQALEEESGGEPTTMSNSFTVVKGTTTWRAAMPYKPMVDGPQIATVVGPTGEEIYCDQYGRVKLQFPWDRYGASNDQSSCWVRVSQGWAGGQYGMIAIPRIGHEVIVSFLEGDPDQPIVTGRTFHATNRPPYDLPAHKTRTVLRTETHQGEGFNELRFEDQAGQEEIYLHGQKDLNAVIENDVVWHIKHDAHTDIDHERVTRIKANDHLTVENEKRDHIKGDYSLTVDASMHQKLGQALLVEAGQEVHVKAGAKVVLEAGAELTLKVGGSFVKIDPSGVSIVGPAININSGGSAGSGSGWAGQSPILPGGVAVPLAPPATLPAPAIHKSMESMSPLVKPCPLAKGGKA; the protein is encoded by the coding sequence GTGGCAAACAGTGCAGGATTACAGTTCACCGTAAAGGTCGGTGCCCTGGAAGCAGGCACTTTCGCGGTGGTGGATTTCAGGCTGGATGAAGGGCTGAATCGGCCTTTCAGCCTGTCGCTGAGTCTGGCGAGCGCGTTGCCGGATGTCGATTTTGGTGCGGTGCTGGACCAGCCGTGTGAGCTGATGATGTGGTATGAGGGCGAGCTAAAACGTCGGGTCAGCGGGATTATCAGCGGCTTCACGCAGGGCGACACCGGATTCCGGCGCACGCGCTATCAAGCGGAAGTCCGTCCGGCGCTGTGGCGGCTGGGGTTACGCACCAATGCCCGCATCTTTCAGGCGCAGAAGCCGGAGGCGATTATCGGTACGTTGCTGGAGGAAGCTGGCATTACCGACTACGCCTTTGCACTGCGCCACGACCACGCACCCCGCGAATACTGCGTGCAGTATCGGGAAAGCGATTTAGCCTTTATCACCCGCTTGGCCGCCGAGGAGGGTATGTATTTCTTCCACGAATACGAAGAAGGTAAGCACCGCGTGGTGTTTGCCGACGATGCGGGTGCATTGACCAAAGGCCCCGAGCTGTTCTTCAATCTGGCGACACAAGGGCTGAGTGAGGGCGAATATGTTCGACGCTTCCACTATGCGGAGCGGGTGAGCACATCGGACGTCGAGCTGAAAGACTACAACTTCAAGACACCGGCTTACGGGCTGTCACACAAGAAAATGAGCGGCGAACTGTCGCACCAGCGCGAAAGCTACCAGCATTACGACTATCCGGGGCGCTATAAGCAAGACCCGAGCGGCAAGGCGTTCAGCGGTTACCGGCTGGATGCGCTGCGCTCAGGGGCGGTGACGAGCGAAGGGGAATCCAACTGTGCGGGGCTGATGCCGGGCAACACGTTTACGCTGACGGAACACCCGAATGCGGCGCTGAACGCGGTGTGGCAGACAGTGAGCGTCACGCACGTCGGGCAACAGCCGCAGGCGCTGGAAGAGGAAAGCGGCGGCGAACCGACGACCATGAGCAACAGTTTTACTGTGGTGAAAGGCACGACGACGTGGCGTGCCGCCATGCCCTACAAACCGATGGTGGACGGCCCGCAAATCGCCACCGTCGTCGGTCCAACGGGGGAAGAGATCTACTGCGACCAGTATGGTCGGGTAAAACTGCAATTCCCGTGGGACCGCTACGGGGCGAGTAACGACCAGAGTTCCTGCTGGGTGCGCGTCAGTCAGGGCTGGGCGGGCGGCCAGTACGGCATGATTGCGATCCCGCGCATCGGGCATGAAGTGATCGTCAGCTTCCTTGAAGGCGATCCGGATCAGCCGATTGTGACTGGGCGAACCTTTCACGCCACCAACCGCCCGCCTTATGACCTGCCAGCCCACAAGACACGTACCGTACTGCGCACGGAGACGCATCAGGGAGAAGGGTTTAACGAGCTGCGCTTTGAAGATCAGGCCGGACAGGAGGAGATTTACCTTCACGGTCAGAAGGATCTCAACGCGGTTATTGAAAATGACGTCGTCTGGCACATCAAACACGACGCGCATACGGATATTGATCATGAGCGAGTGACCCGCATCAAAGCAAACGACCACCTGACGGTCGAGAACGAGAAACGTGACCACATTAAAGGGGACTACTCGCTGACCGTTGATGCCTCAATGCACCAGAAACTGGGACAGGCTTTGCTGGTTGAGGCCGGACAGGAAGTGCATGTAAAAGCGGGGGCTAAGGTGGTTCTTGAAGCGGGCGCGGAGCTGACGCTGAAAGTCGGGGGAAGCTTCGTGAAGATCGATCCCAGCGGCGTGAGCATCGTTGGTCCAGCGATCAATATTAACTCAGGGGGCAGCGCGGGTAGTGGTTCGGGTTGGGCCGGACAGAGCCCTATTCTGCCGGGCGGTGTTGCCGTCCCCCTTGCTCCACCCGCGACATTACCTGCACCCGCCATTCATAAAAGCATGGAATCGATGTCACCGTTGGTCAAACCTTGCCCCCTTGCGAAGGGAGGCAAAGCATGA
- a CDS encoding DcrB family lipoprotein, whose product MSNIIKYLGVGLLVGLLAACDGKTDDAAKSGAQDKPAAEASAGQNIELMNGKIAFTLPADMRDQSGKVGTQANNMHVYANDNGQKAVIVILGDNTTEELTVLAQRLEDQQRTRDANLQVVTNKTIDVDGKKLQQLDSIITSSGQQAYSSVVLGKVENQLLTLQITLPADNQQQAQTEAEGIIHTLKLK is encoded by the coding sequence ATGTCGAATATCATTAAATACCTCGGTGTCGGCTTGCTTGTCGGCCTGCTTGCTGCCTGTGATGGCAAAACGGATGACGCTGCAAAATCGGGCGCGCAAGATAAGCCTGCCGCAGAAGCCAGCGCAGGTCAGAATATTGAATTAATGAATGGTAAGATTGCGTTTACCCTGCCAGCCGATATGCGTGATCAAAGCGGTAAAGTCGGTACGCAGGCGAACAACATGCACGTTTACGCCAATGATAATGGGCAGAAAGCGGTCATCGTGATTCTTGGCGACAACACCACGGAAGAGTTGACCGTGCTGGCACAGCGTCTGGAAGATCAACAGCGCACGCGCGACGCCAACCTCCAGGTCGTTACCAACAAGACCATCGACGTTGACGGCAAGAAGCTGCAACAGCTCGACAGCATTATCACCAGCAGCGGGCAGCAGGCTTATTCCTCCGTCGTGCTGGGTAAAGTGGAAAACCAACTACTGACCTTGCAGATCACGCTGCCAGCGGATAATCAGCAGCAGGCACAGACCGAAGCTGAAGGCATCATCCACACGCTGAAGCTGAAATAA
- a CDS encoding 7-cyano-7-deazaguanine/7-aminomethyl-7-deazaguanine transporter, translating into MYRFTPQQRLTALIWLSLFHVLIITSSNYLVQLPVLIFGFHTTWGAFTFPFIFLATDLTVRVFGAPLARRIILTVMVPALVISYLVSSLFYQGSWQSFEAFNQINIVVARIACASFMAYVLGQILDVHVFNRLRQKRAWWIAPTVSTVFGNFSDTLAFFFIAFYRSTDAFMAANWVEIAMVDYAFKLLISLAFFLPMYGVMLNMVLKRLSEQKDSADYRSVSSHH; encoded by the coding sequence ATGTATCGTTTTACTCCCCAGCAGCGGCTTACGGCGCTGATCTGGCTATCGTTGTTCCATGTCCTGATCATTACGTCGAGTAATTATCTGGTTCAGCTCCCGGTATTGATTTTCGGTTTTCATACCACCTGGGGCGCGTTTACCTTCCCGTTTATTTTTCTGGCAACTGACCTGACGGTACGAGTTTTCGGTGCGCCGCTGGCGCGTCGTATCATTCTCACCGTGATGGTGCCTGCTCTGGTCATTTCCTATCTGGTGTCGAGCCTGTTTTATCAGGGATCGTGGCAGTCGTTCGAGGCATTCAATCAGATAAATATCGTCGTGGCACGTATCGCCTGCGCCAGCTTCATGGCTTATGTTCTCGGCCAGATTCTGGATGTTCATGTCTTTAATCGACTGCGTCAGAAACGCGCGTGGTGGATCGCGCCGACTGTGTCGACCGTGTTTGGTAATTTCAGCGACACGCTGGCCTTTTTCTTCATTGCGTTTTACCGCAGTACCGATGCCTTCATGGCGGCAAACTGGGTTGAAATTGCGATGGTGGATTATGCCTTCAAGCTGCTGATCAGCTTGGCATTCTTCCTGCCGATGTACGGCGTCATGCTGAACATGGTGCTTAAACGTCTAAGCGAACAGAAAGACTCGGCCGACTACCGTTCCGTCAGCAGCCACCATTAA
- the tusA gene encoding sulfurtransferase TusA, protein MTDPFTNPDKTLDAQGLRCPEPVMMVRKTVRQMETGQTLLIIADDPATTRDIPSFCVFMEHELLTQETEQVPYRYLLRKG, encoded by the coding sequence ATGACCGATCCCTTTACCAACCCGGATAAAACCCTTGATGCACAGGGGCTGCGCTGCCCTGAACCTGTAATGATGGTGCGTAAGACGGTACGCCAGATGGAAACTGGGCAAACGCTGCTGATTATTGCCGACGATCCGGCCACCACCCGCGATATTCCCAGTTTTTGCGTGTTCATGGAGCATGAGCTTCTGACACAAGAGACCGAGCAAGTTCCCTATCGTTATCTGCTGCGCAAAGGTTAA
- a CDS encoding zinc/cadmium/mercury/lead-transporting ATPase, which produces MHSHQHNHSTEKSACCNNSVHRAPRRAKSCCNEHTQHSNHADHSCCSTKHTSDAVVQSTCGTDQSSSDSGGSTDSDDPDGGDSDRPRSHQRFSWKISGMDCPSCARKIENAVKNLTGIEQAKVLFATEKLVVDANTDIRLQVQHAVQQVGFILQDTALPLAPPDTSTVRRFVHEYGFLILFTLLAAASWGLSLLSERGGQIAFIATTIIGLIPILKKTVQLIRTGTPFAIETLMSVASIGALLIGATTEATVILLLFMLGEHLESYAANRARRGVTALMALLPEDATVVGNGQRRLVPVASLVPGDVIEVAPGGRLPADAELLNSDASFDESALTGESVPVERTPGEKIAAGSLCVDRVVQLRVVSQPGNSAIDRILQLIEEAEERRAPIERFLDKFSRYYTPAIMLLSLLVILVPPLLLAQPWQEWIYRGLTLLLIGCPCALVISTPAAITSGLAAATRRGALIKGGAALESLGSIKTIAFDKTGTLTEGKPQVTDVLPAAGVSATALLTRTAAVESGSHHPLAKAIVQHARSSSTFLPMAENRKALAGVGVEGTIGGKRIQVSAPTRVASDLLDTDWLQRVEALENEGKTVVVVQEDDSLLGVLALSDTLRHDAREALDALQQLGIRGVMLTGDNPRAAAAIAATLGIDYRASLLPADKVAAVSELSQQHPVAMVGDGINDAPAMKAATIGIAMGSGTDVALETADAALTHSRLTGLAAIISLSRATQRNIHQNITIALGLKAVFLVTSILGITGLWLAVLADSGATALVTANALRLLRKQD; this is translated from the coding sequence ATGCACTCTCATCAGCATAACCACAGCACTGAGAAATCAGCCTGCTGCAATAACAGCGTTCACCGCGCGCCACGCCGCGCCAAAAGTTGCTGCAACGAACACACGCAGCATTCGAACCACGCCGACCACAGCTGCTGTTCAACCAAACACACATCTGACGCCGTAGTGCAAAGCACGTGCGGTACAGATCAGTCGTCGTCAGACAGCGGCGGTAGCACGGATTCAGACGACCCCGACGGCGGAGACAGCGACAGGCCCCGATCCCACCAGCGTTTCAGTTGGAAAATCAGCGGGATGGATTGTCCCAGTTGCGCACGTAAAATCGAAAATGCCGTAAAAAATCTCACCGGAATTGAACAGGCCAAAGTGCTGTTCGCCACCGAAAAACTGGTTGTTGATGCCAACACCGATATTCGACTCCAGGTTCAACATGCCGTTCAGCAAGTGGGCTTCATCTTGCAGGACACCGCACTCCCACTCGCCCCACCCGACACCTCGACCGTACGTCGCTTCGTACATGAATATGGTTTCTTAATACTTTTCACTCTGCTGGCTGCTGCAAGCTGGGGACTTTCCCTGCTAAGCGAGCGCGGCGGGCAGATCGCGTTTATCGCGACCACCATCATCGGGCTGATTCCGATACTGAAGAAAACGGTGCAGCTCATTCGCACGGGTACGCCCTTCGCGATTGAAACACTGATGAGCGTGGCTTCCATCGGGGCGCTCTTGATTGGCGCCACCACCGAAGCCACCGTCATCCTGCTGCTGTTTATGCTGGGCGAACATCTGGAATCTTACGCGGCAAACCGTGCACGGCGGGGCGTAACGGCGCTGATGGCGCTGCTTCCCGAAGATGCTACGGTCGTCGGCAACGGGCAGCGACGCCTCGTTCCCGTCGCCAGTCTGGTTCCCGGTGACGTGATTGAAGTCGCCCCCGGTGGCCGGCTCCCCGCCGATGCGGAACTCTTGAACAGCGACGCCAGCTTTGATGAAAGCGCGCTGACCGGTGAATCGGTTCCCGTTGAACGTACGCCCGGTGAGAAAATTGCCGCAGGCAGCCTGTGCGTCGATCGGGTCGTGCAACTGCGCGTGGTGTCACAGCCGGGCAACAGCGCGATCGACCGCATTCTGCAACTGATCGAAGAAGCGGAAGAGCGCCGTGCGCCGATAGAACGCTTCCTCGATAAATTCAGCCGCTATTACACGCCAGCCATCATGCTGCTGTCGCTGCTGGTGATTCTGGTGCCGCCGTTGCTGCTGGCGCAGCCGTGGCAAGAGTGGATTTATCGCGGCCTGACGCTGTTGTTAATCGGCTGTCCGTGTGCACTGGTGATCTCAACGCCTGCGGCGATTACGTCGGGGCTAGCCGCTGCAACGCGCCGTGGAGCGCTGATTAAAGGCGGCGCGGCGCTGGAATCGCTGGGCAGCATCAAGACTATCGCGTTCGATAAAACGGGCACGCTGACAGAAGGCAAACCGCAGGTGACGGACGTATTGCCCGCCGCAGGCGTGAGCGCAACGGCGCTGCTGACACGCACCGCCGCCGTGGAGTCCGGTTCACACCATCCGCTTGCCAAAGCGATTGTCCAGCATGCGCGATCCAGCAGCACGTTCCTGCCAATGGCGGAAAATCGCAAAGCGCTGGCGGGTGTCGGCGTGGAAGGTACGATTGGCGGCAAGCGAATTCAGGTCAGCGCGCCGACTCGTGTCGCGTCCGACTTGCTTGATACCGACTGGTTACAGCGGGTTGAGGCGCTGGAAAACGAAGGAAAAACCGTCGTGGTGGTGCAAGAGGACGATAGTCTGCTCGGCGTGCTGGCGTTGAGCGATACGCTACGTCACGATGCGCGTGAAGCGCTGGATGCCTTACAGCAGTTGGGGATTCGTGGGGTCATGCTCACGGGCGATAATCCCCGCGCGGCGGCGGCGATTGCGGCGACATTAGGGATCGATTACCGCGCCAGCCTGCTCCCCGCCGATAAGGTCGCGGCAGTCAGCGAATTGAGTCAGCAGCATCCTGTGGCAATGGTCGGCGACGGCATCAACGACGCACCGGCGATGAAAGCCGCAACGATCGGGATTGCGATGGGAAGCGGTACGGATGTGGCGCTGGAGACGGCCGATGCAGCCTTAACGCACAGCCGCCTGACCGGTCTGGCGGCGATAATTAGCCTGTCGCGGGCGACGCAGCGCAATATTCACCAGAACATTACTATCGCGCTGGGGCTGAAAGCCGTCTTTCTGGTCACCAGCATTCTGGGTATTACCGGGCTGTGGCTCGCCGTGCTGGCGGATTCCGGCGCAACGGCGCTGGTCACCGCCAACGCGCTGCGGCTGCTGAGAAAACAGGACTGA
- a CDS encoding lysoplasmalogenase → MLWSFIAVLFSGWLYVDASYRGPTWQRWLFKPVTMLLLLALAWQMPLLGVLGYLIVLGLLATLVADTLLLLPTQRLLYAFGAYFLSHLLYTISFFTGQISLTFFWPLALTLVILAVILIAIIWGRLETQRWPACAFIIMTTLMVWIAGERYFALGTNANVSLLTGTVLLFIAHAAWLIHHYRFPFRAHQAIVAAGYFGGHFLIVRSLYF, encoded by the coding sequence ATGCTTTGGTCATTTATTGCTGTGCTTTTTTCTGGTTGGTTGTATGTGGACGCCAGCTACCGTGGTCCAACGTGGCAACGTTGGTTATTCAAACCGGTCACGATGCTACTGCTGCTGGCGCTAGCCTGGCAGATGCCGCTACTTGGTGTGCTGGGCTATCTGATTGTGCTGGGGCTGCTGGCCACGCTCGTCGCAGATACCCTGCTGTTGCTGCCGACTCAGCGTCTGCTTTACGCATTTGGCGCCTATTTCCTCTCCCATCTGCTGTACACCATTAGCTTTTTTACCGGACAGATTTCACTGACTTTCTTTTGGCCGCTGGCATTAACGCTCGTCATTCTGGCCGTGATCCTGATCGCCATTATCTGGGGACGATTAGAAACACAGCGTTGGCCCGCCTGCGCATTCATCATCATGACGACGTTAATGGTCTGGATTGCTGGCGAGCGGTATTTTGCGCTGGGGACAAACGCGAATGTCTCCCTGCTGACGGGCACCGTACTGCTATTTATCGCCCATGCGGCTTGGCTGATTCACCATTACCGTTTTCCATTCCGTGCCCATCAAGCGATTGTGGCGGCGGGCTATTTTGGCGGCCATTTCCTGATCGTTCGCTCCCTCTATTTCTGA
- a CDS encoding DUF1820 family protein, which produces MSNESALYRIQFINNGKNYQLYVRELVQSSLFGFIEIADVVFDSQSTVLVDPSTEKLKTEFSGVSRSFIPLQAIIRIDAVTEKGSARISDLGDNVAAFPYLPGKKP; this is translated from the coding sequence ATGAGTAATGAATCCGCGCTTTATCGTATTCAATTTATAAATAACGGTAAGAATTACCAGCTTTACGTGCGTGAGTTGGTGCAGAGCAGCCTATTCGGTTTTATTGAAATCGCCGACGTCGTGTTTGATAGCCAGTCTACGGTGTTGGTTGACCCGTCAACCGAGAAACTGAAAACGGAATTCTCCGGCGTGAGCCGCAGTTTCATCCCTCTACAGGCGATCATTCGCATTGATGCCGTGACGGAAAAAGGCAGCGCACGCATTTCTGATTTAGGCGATAACGTTGCCGCGTTCCCTTATCTTCCCGGCAAGAAACCCTGA
- a CDS encoding DUF1145 family protein, with product MLINLGRLLMLGVWGFLLLNLIQPFPKPLNIFMTVAMVFMILMHGFQLLLLKSSQPKDSPALSRALQARIFLFGVFELLAWQKKQPKPPKP from the coding sequence ATTTTGATTAACCTTGGCAGATTACTGATGCTGGGCGTGTGGGGATTTTTGTTGCTTAACCTGATTCAGCCGTTCCCCAAGCCGTTGAATATCTTCATGACCGTGGCGATGGTATTTATGATCCTGATGCATGGTTTTCAACTGCTGCTGTTAAAATCCAGCCAGCCGAAAGACAGCCCTGCGCTGAGCCGCGCGCTTCAGGCACGCATTTTCCTTTTTGGCGTGTTTGAGCTGCTGGCGTGGCAGAAAAAGCAGCCTAAGCCACCGAAGCCGTAA